The Fodinibius saliphilus genome has a segment encoding these proteins:
- the purM gene encoding phosphoribosylformylglycinamidine cyclo-ligase: MSKKEFTYKDAGVDIEAGEEMVESIKDVVKETHSNAVLSNIGGFGGFFRPDLGSYDDPVFVSSVDGVGTKLIVAFKAQKYDTVGQDLVNHCINDIAVCGADPLFFLDYFSTGKLEQEVGYEVVKGFAKACKENGVALIGGETAEMPDIYNEGEFDLAGTIVGMVDREKVINGKDIEQGDVLLGFPSTGLHTNGYSLARKVLFSKYEVSDKVDELDGTVGEALLAIHKSYLPLIKELRDINGVHGFSHVTGGGIIGNTKRVVPEQLGINIDWDAWDRPALFELIQDIGNVPEDDMRSTFNLGIGLIAVVDPDTAEEVQEIVSEMDETVVEMGIID, translated from the coding sequence ATGAGTAAAAAAGAATTTACGTATAAAGATGCCGGTGTTGATATTGAAGCCGGTGAAGAAATGGTAGAATCAATTAAAGATGTAGTAAAAGAAACCCACAGTAATGCCGTACTAAGTAATATCGGTGGATTTGGGGGGTTCTTTCGTCCTGATTTAGGAAGCTATGATGATCCTGTTTTTGTTAGTAGCGTGGATGGTGTAGGTACTAAGCTAATTGTAGCTTTTAAAGCTCAAAAATATGATACTGTCGGCCAAGATTTGGTTAATCATTGCATAAACGATATTGCTGTTTGTGGTGCCGATCCTCTCTTTTTTCTGGATTATTTTTCTACCGGAAAACTGGAACAGGAAGTAGGTTACGAAGTAGTTAAAGGCTTTGCTAAAGCCTGTAAAGAAAATGGAGTAGCACTTATCGGTGGAGAAACTGCAGAGATGCCCGATATCTACAATGAGGGTGAGTTTGACTTGGCAGGGACCATTGTGGGTATGGTTGACCGTGAAAAAGTGATTAATGGTAAGGATATTGAGCAAGGAGATGTTCTTCTCGGCTTTCCCAGTACTGGTTTGCATACCAATGGTTATTCTCTGGCCCGTAAAGTATTGTTTTCGAAATATGAAGTAAGTGATAAAGTAGATGAACTTGACGGTACGGTTGGTGAAGCCTTGTTGGCCATACACAAATCGTATTTACCATTAATCAAAGAATTACGAGATATTAATGGTGTACACGGCTTTTCTCATGTAACCGGCGGTGGAATTATTGGTAACACAAAACGGGTAGTACCTGAGCAGCTGGGCATCAACATAGATTGGGATGCCTGGGATCGTCCAGCACTTTTTGAGTTGATTCAGGATATTGGAAATGTCCCTGAAGACGATATGCGCTCTACTTTTAACCTGGGAATTGGACTTATTGCTGTCGTAGATCCGGATACTGCAGAAGAGGTTCAGGAAATTGTTTCTGAAATGGATGAGACAGTTGTTGAAATGGGTATCATTGATTAG
- a CDS encoding alkaline phosphatase family protein → MAVLFLFIDGVGLGPEGSSNPFVDANYKGFTAMAGGHNFTIDSPPVKTNDHLFKGIDANLGVEGLPQSGTGQTALFTGENASQKIGKHFGPFPHSGIKTFLKEESIFHRAQERGKQCQFMNAYPDIFFKKARERDRWSCTTLMTKSANLALNSVEEVKEGKALTAEITQQAWRDKLGIDVPHVSPESAADRLLEQSKKYDLLLHEYYLTDKAGHSQEMKKAHKFLSVYDRFLWHLINHKPRELTIVLSSDHGNVEDLSIKTHTRNEVPLFVYGPGANSFEEAKSIMDVTPGIVEILI, encoded by the coding sequence ATGGCTGTACTTTTTCTATTTATAGATGGCGTTGGGCTGGGACCTGAAGGTTCATCTAATCCGTTTGTTGATGCAAATTACAAAGGTTTTACGGCTATGGCGGGTGGTCACAATTTTACGATCGATTCTCCACCGGTTAAAACTAATGATCATCTTTTTAAAGGTATTGATGCAAATCTTGGTGTTGAAGGTTTACCGCAAAGTGGAACAGGACAAACGGCTCTGTTTACCGGGGAAAATGCATCTCAAAAAATAGGCAAACATTTTGGGCCTTTTCCACATTCAGGGATCAAGACATTCTTAAAAGAAGAAAGTATTTTTCACAGGGCCCAGGAAAGGGGAAAACAATGCCAGTTTATGAATGCTTATCCGGATATTTTTTTTAAGAAAGCACGAGAAAGAGATAGATGGAGCTGTACCACCCTGATGACAAAAAGTGCTAATTTAGCGTTAAATAGCGTTGAAGAAGTTAAAGAGGGGAAGGCATTAACCGCTGAAATTACACAGCAAGCATGGCGTGATAAACTAGGAATAGATGTGCCTCATGTTTCTCCGGAATCTGCAGCAGATCGATTGTTGGAACAATCTAAAAAATATGATCTGTTATTACATGAATACTATCTGACAGACAAAGCAGGTCACAGTCAAGAGATGAAAAAAGCTCATAAATTTCTATCGGTTTATGATCGTTTTTTATGGCATCTAATTAATCATAAACCGAGGGAGCTAACGATTGTTCTGTCGAGCGATCACGGAAATGTAGAAGACCTTTCTATTAAAACACATACCCGAAATGAGGTTCCCCTTTTTGTATACGGGCCGGGAGCTAATTCTTTTGAAGAAGCAAAGAGTATTATGGATGTGACTCCGGGGATAGTAGAAATATTGATCTAA
- a CDS encoding DUF2911 domain-containing protein: MSYYNYITTYFLVLATLFITLGCQQEQPEKPEEPDPVRRKSPIAIAKTFHPETNTYIKITYGQPSKRGRNIFGDIVPYNEVWRSGANEATEITTTNDIRIGGEKLRAGTYSFFSIPRKNKPWTIVINSQLGQWGAFDYNKTYDVLRVDGKARTKDKSTEIFTLQFTDIENDSTNIVMEWDYTIVKIPVTFINSDPTSSE, from the coding sequence ATGTCTTACTATAATTATATAACAACTTATTTCCTGGTTCTTGCAACTCTTTTCATTACCCTGGGCTGTCAACAAGAACAACCTGAAAAACCCGAGGAACCAGATCCAGTACGCAGAAAAAGCCCTATTGCTATTGCAAAAACCTTTCATCCCGAAACCAATACTTATATCAAAATTACATATGGCCAACCTTCAAAAAGAGGTCGTAATATCTTTGGGGATATTGTACCCTACAACGAGGTTTGGCGTAGCGGTGCTAATGAAGCTACAGAAATCACTACCACCAATGATATCAGAATTGGAGGAGAAAAATTACGGGCGGGTACGTATTCATTTTTTAGTATTCCCCGTAAAAATAAACCGTGGACCATTGTTATAAATAGCCAGCTGGGCCAATGGGGAGCATTTGACTACAATAAAACCTATGATGTACTACGTGTAGATGGTAAAGCCCGAACGAAAGATAAATCTACAGAAATATTCACACTCCAATTTACTGACATTGAAAATGATTCTACCAATATCGTTATGGAATGGGATTACACTATTGTAAAAATACCAGTTACATTTATTAATTCTGACCCTACCTCTTCAGAATGA
- the dtd gene encoding D-aminoacyl-tRNA deacylase, whose amino-acid sequence MKIVLQRVSKASVTVDDVRIGSISDGLMLLVGVHEDDTKEEMEWLAEKILKLRVFDDKDGKMNLSVQDINGEILVVPQFTLYGDYKQGNRPSYFEAAGPKKAKQLYKGILTYFKENSSLNIERGEFGAYMDVELNNDGPVTLVMKR is encoded by the coding sequence ATGAAAATTGTTCTACAGCGGGTATCAAAAGCGAGTGTTACAGTCGACGATGTGCGAATCGGATCAATTTCAGATGGTTTGATGCTGCTTGTTGGTGTCCATGAAGATGACACTAAAGAAGAAATGGAGTGGCTGGCAGAAAAGATTTTAAAACTCCGTGTGTTTGATGACAAGGATGGTAAAATGAATCTGTCGGTACAAGATATTAATGGAGAGATTCTGGTAGTCCCACAGTTTACTTTATACGGTGATTATAAACAGGGAAACAGACCAAGTTACTTTGAGGCTGCTGGTCCTAAAAAGGCTAAACAGCTATATAAAGGAATACTTACCTATTTTAAGGAGAACTCATCTCTTAATATAGAAAGAGGTGAATTTGGTGCTTATATGGATGTTGAGCTTAACAACGATGGTCCGGTTACTTTGGTTATGAAAAGATAA
- the fabF gene encoding beta-ketoacyl-ACP synthase II, whose translation MSKPKRVVITGLGALSPLGNNVEDFWENLCNGVSGADRITNFDPSEFRTHFACELNNFDVSEHLEHNTIRRSDPYSQYALVATDQAVEDSGLDFDEMDPFDTGVIWGSGQGGMHTFENEVKNYAENDYSPRFNPFFVPKLIINMAPGMISMKYGLMGINYATVSACATSNTAIMDALNYIRWGKAKVMITGGSEAGITESSFGGFSAMRAMSQRNDDPKHASRPFDKDRDGFVMGEGAATLILEEYEHAKARGAKIYGEVTGAAMTADAYHMTATHPEGRGAKMAMKRALDDSELNTEDVDYLNTHATSTPVGDISETKAIANVFENNLDNLHINATKSMTGHLLGAAGAIEAIASIKSINEGIIPPTINTENVDDKIPDGIQIVLNEAMEKEVNVAMSNTFGFGGHNGIVVFKKV comes from the coding sequence ATGAGTAAGCCGAAACGAGTCGTCATTACGGGACTAGGAGCTTTATCACCGCTTGGAAATAATGTTGAAGATTTTTGGGAAAACCTTTGTAATGGTGTCAGTGGTGCCGACCGTATCACCAATTTTGATCCCTCTGAATTTCGCACCCATTTTGCATGTGAACTAAACAACTTTGATGTTTCTGAACATCTGGAGCATAATACCATTCGACGCTCCGATCCTTATAGCCAATATGCTTTAGTAGCAACTGACCAGGCTGTTGAAGATTCTGGGCTCGATTTTGATGAAATGGACCCTTTTGATACCGGTGTTATCTGGGGTAGTGGGCAGGGAGGTATGCATACCTTCGAAAACGAAGTTAAAAATTATGCTGAAAACGATTATTCACCTCGATTTAATCCATTTTTTGTGCCAAAACTTATCATCAACATGGCTCCGGGCATGATTTCGATGAAGTATGGGCTGATGGGCATTAATTATGCTACCGTATCGGCATGCGCTACTTCTAATACAGCAATAATGGATGCTCTTAACTATATTCGGTGGGGAAAAGCCAAGGTTATGATTACTGGTGGATCTGAAGCTGGTATTACCGAATCTTCTTTTGGAGGATTCTCTGCTATGCGTGCTATGTCACAACGTAATGATGATCCCAAGCATGCATCCCGGCCTTTTGATAAAGACCGCGACGGCTTTGTGATGGGAGAAGGGGCAGCAACGCTTATCCTTGAAGAATATGAGCATGCAAAAGCGCGTGGTGCGAAGATTTATGGAGAAGTTACCGGGGCAGCGATGACCGCCGATGCTTACCATATGACTGCCACACATCCAGAGGGTAGAGGCGCTAAAATGGCCATGAAAAGAGCCCTTGATGACAGTGAGCTAAATACCGAAGATGTTGACTACCTTAATACCCATGCAACATCAACACCGGTTGGTGATATCAGTGAAACCAAAGCTATTGCAAATGTTTTTGAAAATAACCTGGATAACTTACATATCAATGCTACAAAATCGATGACCGGACACCTGCTTGGTGCAGCTGGAGCTATCGAAGCAATTGCGAGTATTAAATCAATAAATGAAGGTATTATTCCGCCTACCATTAATACGGAAAATGTTGATGACAAAATTCCAGACGGAATTCAAATTGTTCTTAATGAAGCAATGGAAAAAGAAGTCAATGTTGCTATGAGTAACACCTTTGGTTTTGGAGGTCACAATGGCATTGTTGTGTTCAAAAAAGTCTGA
- a CDS encoding adenylate kinase: MRIIIFGPPGAGKGTQAELISEEYGIPHLSTGEIFRSAIKNETPLGKEVKSILDAGDLVPDEKVVGLVEEELRDEKYEDGYVLDGFPRTVPQAKAFDEILDKKGKKLDAFLQLEVPEEELVDRILSRGEGRSDDTPEKVRNRLDVYRNETQPVLDYYQEQSVVIGINGVGSIEEISNRIKESLEK; the protein is encoded by the coding sequence ATGCGCATCATCATCTTTGGACCTCCCGGCGCCGGCAAAGGAACCCAAGCGGAACTCATTAGTGAAGAATATGGGATTCCTCACCTTTCTACCGGAGAGATATTCCGTTCTGCTATTAAAAATGAAACCCCTCTGGGTAAAGAGGTTAAATCTATTCTTGATGCAGGCGATCTGGTCCCTGATGAAAAGGTTGTAGGCCTTGTTGAAGAAGAATTAAGAGATGAAAAATATGAGGACGGTTATGTTTTAGATGGTTTTCCACGTACAGTTCCGCAAGCCAAAGCTTTTGATGAAATCCTAGATAAAAAAGGGAAGAAGCTGGATGCCTTCTTACAACTGGAAGTTCCGGAAGAAGAACTTGTTGACCGTATTCTAAGTCGTGGAGAAGGTCGTTCTGATGACACCCCGGAAAAAGTTAGAAATCGTCTTGATGTATACCGTAATGAAACACAACCAGTATTGGATTACTACCAGGAACAGAGCGTAGTTATAGGAATTAATGGGGTGGGTTCCATTGAAGAGATTTCTAACAGAATTAAAGAGTCTCTGGAAAAATAA
- a CDS encoding alkaline phosphatase D family protein gives MRKYLISLSTLLFVLTITLQGQQKHSLLEAGPMLGHVEMQEANLWLQTKKSVKFKVKYREEGSKNNEFHSFMGITNGSSSYTAHIKLTNLKMGTTYTYELYIEGKKVALPYETEFTTQQLWQWRTDAPDFTIAMGSCLYINDGKYDRPGTPYGKGTEILNKINKQDPDIMLWLGDNVYYREPDFYSQARMDYRYKDARNTPDMQPLLANAINLATWDDHDYGPNNSDRSYRMREEALEIFKRYWANPSYGTSEAKGVFTKYKYSDVELFFMDDRYHRAPNNIESENKDFFGNAQLQWLKDSLVGSNATFKIIVVGNQVTNKMNNHESLYAYGSEYDEIMRFLEEHDIEGVLFITGDRHFTELLKTERKNSYPVYEFTSSPLSSGAYSTLDESKEYENPQRVDGTLVYQDQNFGMIRVEGKKDNRRLVFETYGSNGDKRWEYSITEKDLSNK, from the coding sequence ATGCGAAAGTATCTAATATCACTTAGTACACTCCTTTTTGTATTAACGATTACTCTACAGGGACAGCAAAAGCACTCTCTATTGGAAGCGGGTCCTATGTTGGGGCATGTAGAGATGCAGGAGGCTAACCTATGGTTGCAGACTAAAAAATCAGTAAAGTTCAAAGTAAAGTACCGGGAAGAAGGAAGTAAGAATAACGAATTTCATTCTTTCATGGGTATTACTAATGGATCGTCATCCTATACTGCCCATATCAAATTAACTAACCTTAAGATGGGTACTACCTATACTTATGAGTTGTATATAGAAGGAAAAAAGGTTGCATTACCATATGAAACGGAGTTTACTACCCAACAGTTGTGGCAGTGGCGAACTGATGCTCCTGACTTTACTATAGCGATGGGATCTTGTCTCTATATCAATGATGGTAAATATGATCGTCCCGGAACACCGTATGGAAAAGGCACTGAAATCCTTAATAAAATAAATAAACAAGATCCGGATATTATGCTCTGGTTGGGAGATAATGTCTATTATCGTGAACCGGATTTTTATTCCCAAGCACGTATGGACTATCGTTATAAGGATGCCCGCAATACCCCGGATATGCAACCTCTGTTAGCAAATGCTATTAACCTGGCCACTTGGGATGATCACGACTATGGGCCTAATAATTCTGATCGGTCGTATCGTATGCGTGAGGAAGCATTGGAAATCTTTAAACGTTATTGGGCCAATCCCAGTTATGGTACGTCCGAAGCAAAGGGTGTATTCACCAAATATAAATACAGTGATGTTGAACTGTTCTTTATGGATGACCGTTACCATCGGGCACCTAATAATATTGAAAGTGAAAACAAGGATTTCTTTGGCAACGCCCAGTTACAGTGGTTAAAGGATAGCTTGGTAGGTAGTAATGCAACTTTCAAAATTATAGTAGTAGGTAATCAGGTTACTAATAAGATGAATAATCATGAATCACTGTATGCTTATGGCAGTGAATATGATGAAATTATGAGGTTCTTAGAGGAGCATGATATAGAAGGGGTACTATTTATTACAGGAGATCGACATTTTACCGAGCTACTGAAAACAGAACGTAAAAATAGTTACCCGGTCTATGAGTTTACCTCATCACCGTTATCGAGTGGTGCTTATAGTACATTGGATGAGTCTAAAGAATATGAAAATCCGCAGCGAGTAGACGGTACGCTGGTTTATCAGGATCAGAACTTTGGGATGATACGTGTAGAAGGGAAGAAGGATAATCGTCGTTTAGTGTTTGAAACCTACGGGTCAAATGGAGATAAACGGTGGGAGTATAGCATTACTGAAAAGGACCTGTCCAATAAATAA
- a CDS encoding alpha/beta fold hydrolase: protein MLPLILLHGALGSKEQFDGIKSALANNFEIHQLDFEGHGESGATDSPFRISYFAENVLGYLEEHNINEANIFGYSMGGYVALSLALTHPGRINKIATLGTVLQWNKEIVRRECRYLYPQKIEEKVPHFAEILKKRHPDGWQRVVRQTKQMLEGLGSQPTIKPEDWNKIEHTVRLHVGDKDTTADIDKTVQVYQEMPNAQLMVLPKTKHPFDAVNEKVLVSSLVDFFHK, encoded by the coding sequence ATGTTACCTCTCATATTATTACATGGGGCTTTGGGTAGTAAAGAGCAATTTGATGGTATCAAATCAGCTCTTGCGAATAATTTTGAAATTCATCAGCTGGATTTTGAAGGACATGGTGAATCAGGAGCAACAGACAGTCCATTCCGAATCTCCTATTTTGCCGAAAATGTGTTGGGATACTTGGAAGAACACAATATTAATGAAGCAAACATTTTTGGATACAGCATGGGCGGTTATGTGGCTCTGTCTTTAGCACTTACCCATCCAGGGCGAATAAACAAAATTGCTACTCTTGGCACTGTGCTACAGTGGAATAAGGAAATTGTAAGGCGAGAATGTCGCTATCTATATCCGCAAAAGATAGAAGAAAAAGTTCCTCATTTTGCAGAGATTTTGAAGAAAAGGCATCCCGATGGTTGGCAGCGGGTAGTTCGGCAGACTAAACAGATGCTGGAGGGGTTAGGGAGTCAACCAACAATAAAGCCTGAAGATTGGAATAAGATTGAACACACAGTAAGGTTGCATGTGGGTGACAAGGACACTACAGCCGATATTGATAAAACTGTACAGGTCTATCAAGAGATGCCCAATGCTCAGCTAATGGTTTTGCCCAAAACCAAACACCCTTTCGATGCAGTTAATGAAAAAGTTTTAGTTAGTTCACTTGTCGATTTTTTTCATAAATAA
- a CDS encoding mechanosensitive ion channel family protein: MSWEDFFRYIQDILNFQLFTISDVPVTTASILTFFLFLTFFIVAGIFARRTINRKIFKRFNVDEGTSYTLSRITQYIIITIGVLISFNFVGINLSSLTVIFGLLSVGIGFGLQNVTSNFISGLIILFERPISVGDRVVVNDIEGDIIEINIRSTMVRTVNNISIVVPNSEFVSKNVINYSHGDPTYRLDVNVGVSYNSDLDTVLKALNEVAEKNSSVMKKPEPEVYLMEFGDSAWNMQLRLWIPNVKDYPKIRNELNQAIVRTFDKYDIVIPFPQRDVHMQSPVKLPTDQ; the protein is encoded by the coding sequence ATGAGTTGGGAAGATTTTTTTAGATATATCCAGGATATTTTAAACTTTCAGCTATTTACAATTAGTGATGTCCCGGTTACAACGGCTTCTATCCTAACATTTTTTCTGTTCCTTACTTTTTTTATTGTGGCAGGAATCTTTGCTCGCCGAACGATAAATCGAAAAATATTTAAGCGATTTAATGTTGATGAAGGTACCAGCTACACGCTTTCTCGAATAACACAATACATTATAATTACTATTGGGGTGTTGATCTCGTTTAATTTTGTTGGGATCAACCTTAGTAGCCTTACGGTAATATTTGGTCTGCTTTCGGTAGGTATCGGTTTTGGGCTACAGAATGTTACATCAAACTTTATTTCAGGACTTATTATTCTATTTGAACGTCCCATTAGCGTAGGGGACCGTGTAGTAGTCAATGATATTGAGGGGGATATTATTGAAATTAATATACGCTCTACGATGGTACGGACCGTAAATAACATTTCAATCGTAGTTCCAAACTCTGAATTTGTTTCCAAAAATGTAATTAACTATTCCCACGGTGACCCAACGTATCGGCTGGACGTAAATGTTGGGGTTTCATATAACTCAGACTTGGATACAGTTTTAAAAGCACTTAACGAAGTAGCTGAAAAGAATAGTAGTGTCATGAAAAAACCGGAACCGGAAGTATACCTAATGGAGTTTGGAGATTCGGCGTGGAATATGCAGTTACGTTTATGGATTCCGAATGTGAAAGATTATCCTAAAATTCGTAATGAGCTCAATCAAGCGATTGTACGAACCTTTGATAAATATGATATTGTTATTCCATTTCCTCAACGGGATGTACATATGCAGAGCCCAGTGAAACTACCAACTGATCAGTAG
- a CDS encoding YfiT family bacillithiol transferase — translation MLNLKYPIGRYQIQDPVSPRDIASSIDEIEALPMQLQKQVSRLTNEQLKTPYRENGWTLRQVIHHLADSHLNGYCRVKLTLTEDCPTVKPYDQDLWADLVDSSASIEPSLKVISGIHQRWTNLLKSLDKNQLNRELVHPDQGILVLKSLIGLYAWHGKHHLAHITTLKKRKNWN, via the coding sequence ATGCTAAATCTCAAATATCCGATTGGTCGGTACCAGATCCAAGATCCTGTCTCTCCCCGGGATATTGCCAGCTCGATTGACGAGATTGAGGCATTACCAATGCAATTACAAAAACAAGTTTCAAGGTTAACAAATGAGCAACTTAAGACACCTTATCGAGAAAATGGATGGACTTTGCGTCAGGTAATCCATCATCTTGCTGACAGTCACCTAAATGGATACTGCCGAGTTAAATTAACTCTTACTGAAGATTGTCCAACTGTAAAACCTTACGATCAGGATTTATGGGCTGATCTCGTTGATTCTTCTGCGTCTATTGAACCTTCACTGAAGGTGATTAGCGGTATACATCAGCGTTGGACTAATTTGCTTAAGTCACTGGATAAAAACCAGCTTAACCGAGAACTTGTTCATCCTGATCAAGGTATACTTGTATTGAAAAGTTTAATAGGCCTTTATGCTTGGCATGGGAAACATCACCTGGCACACATAACAACTTTGAAAAAGCGAAAAAACTGGAACTAA
- a CDS encoding AtuA-related protein produces MAKVKLIDIAHGRSGDKGDGSNVGIIARHPDLYSFLKRELTADVVKEHMKHICKGEVKRYELPNIGALNFVLHESLGGGGTVSLKLDAQGKTHASMLLRMDIDVPDELLQKVA; encoded by the coding sequence ATGGCCAAGGTAAAGCTCATTGATATTGCACATGGACGAAGCGGTGATAAAGGGGATGGAAGTAACGTGGGGATAATAGCACGTCATCCGGATCTCTATTCTTTTCTTAAAAGGGAGCTCACTGCTGATGTGGTGAAAGAACATATGAAGCATATATGTAAGGGGGAAGTAAAACGATATGAGCTTCCTAATATTGGTGCTCTTAACTTTGTACTGCACGAAAGTTTGGGCGGAGGGGGAACAGTCTCTCTAAAACTGGATGCCCAGGGCAAAACTCATGCTTCAATGTTACTACGAATGGATATTGATGTGCCCGATGAACTCTTACAAAAAGTAGCGTGA